CCTCGTGGCGTTCGAATCCCACCCCTTCCGCTCACCACCCCTGTCGGACGCCAGTCGTCACGGGTTCACGATTCGTCCGCGGCGTCGGGCGTCTCGAGCGCGTCGATGTCCTCGAGCGATGGGTTCTCCGGCAGCGCCTCGACGCAGGGAAAACACAGCGTGTGGGTTGTCCCGTCCTCGAGTTCGAGCGTCAACGCGGTTCCATCACTGCCGTCGCGATCGCCGAACGTCCAGAGGTTGGCGACGCCACCGGCAACCGTGATCGCTCGACCACAGCCGTCGCACGCTGCTTTCGCCATGGACGACCGTCAGTCTCGAGTGGTGAAAACCGTTCCCCTGCGTCACAGCCACGGTCGGCCAGCACACCCGTTAAGGAGTCATCGATCGTACACCGAACCATGGAGGTGGACTGTGCTGGCTGTGCGGGCTGTTGCATCGACTGGCGGCCGTTACTCGACGTAGCGGGCCGTGCGCAGGTCGAACACGAACGACACGGGCCACGCGAACCGCTCGACGAGACGTACAACCTCGTCCCGCTCGAGCGCGACGAAGTTCGGTC
This portion of the Natronobeatus ordinarius genome encodes:
- a CDS encoding DUF7561 family protein, yielding MAKAACDGCGRAITVAGGVANLWTFGDRDGSDGTALTLELEDGTTHTLCFPCVEALPENPSLEDIDALETPDAADES